The DNA sequence CGTCGTCCGCTCCTCGACGAACGCATTGCTGATCGCCGTTCGCTGGTCGAGGCTCACGTCGGGGAGCGACCCGACGGTTGCCCGGACACTGTCCGAGGCGGTGATCGGGTAGAGGACGTTCTCGTCGTCGTCGAACCCGTACACGGCCGCACCGCCGCTCGTCAGCGTCTCCGTCGCACTCGAGACGACCTGCGTCGCGACTTCCGTCCGCGTCTCCGCGTAGAGGAGTTCACGACTCGTCCGCTGGACCCCCGTCAGCGCCCGCTCGCGTTGCTTCCGTTTCGTGATGTCCCGACAGCTGTACAGCCGCGTGCCGTCCTGAATTGACACGTTCCGGACGTTGACGAGGAGCGTGTGTTCGTCGCCGTCCTTGTCGGTCGCCGCGTGCTCGACGTTCGTGACGACGCCCTCCTCCGCGAGTCGGTCGGGGTCGGCCGGGTCCGCCCCGAGCAGTTCGTCGATCGTCCCGAACTCGTGGATCTCCTCGGCGGTGTAGCCGAAGATGAAGTGGACGTTCGGGCAGACGTAGGTGAACTCCCCCTCGTCGTTCGTGACCAGCACCGTGTCGGTCATGTTGTTCAGGGTCACGCGGTGGAGCTCCTCGGACGACCGCAGCTCCGCCTCCAGCTGCTCCCGCTCCGCGCGGTCCTCGCCCTGGACGAGCAGCGTGTCGGGGTCGTCGCCCGCCGGCTGGACGCGGAATTCGAGTGTCGATCCCTCGGCTGCCTCGTCCGCGCACGCGAGCGCGCCCTCGAACGTCGTGTACGACCCCTCCCCCGCCCGTGTGACTGCGTCCTGCACCTCACGGCGCACCGTCCGGCCGCCGCGCCAGGGGAGCGCCCAGAAGCGCTTCCCCGCGACCGTCCCTTCCAGCGCCTCGAGGCGCTTCGCCGCGGCGTCGTTGATCCGTCTGATCGTCCCGTCGCGGTCGAGCACCGCGACGAACCGGTCCGGGTCGTCGAACGCCCCCCGGAACGCCCCCGCGTCCCGCGCAGCGCGTCCTCGCTCCCGCACGCACGAGAGTACTGTTTCGAGGCCGTCGACGCCCGTCGTCCCCGGCAGGTCCCCGTCCAGCGGGACCACCCACGACGCAGCGTCCGTCCCGACCGACAGGTCGGTGCCCGACAGGGGCGCGAGCACGAGCGTCGCGGCCTCCGGAACCGCCGCCGTCAGGTCCGATAGCTCCCCGTCGCCCTCGCCGTCGAACGCCGCGGCGCTGATAACGCAGTCGGGGGTCTCCCCGGTCCGCACCGCCCCGCATGCCGTGTCGATGGCAGTGTAGGTGGTCCGATCGACGGCCGGGAGTCGGTCTATCGCCGCCTCGACGCGGGACTGCCACGCCGGCGGCCCCGCAGTGACGACGCGGAACGCGGCGTCACTCCGTCCGTCCCCGTTCGGGTTCATACGCCGTGGGGAGTGGGTTCACGACGAAAAGTCTGCCCCTCGCCGACCGCCTGGACGCCGGACCACTCGCGGTCCCCCTCACGCGTACACGTCGTCCAGGAACGCCCGGATGGCCCGGTTGACCGGCTCCGGGCGCTCCAGGTTGGCCGAGTGGCCGGCCTCCGGGATCGTCTCCAGTCGCGCGTCCAGCGCCTCGGCCATCGGCTCCGCCTGCGACGGGTCCAGGGACGCGTCTTCTGCCCCGTGGATCACGAGCGTTGGCACGTCGAGCGCGGCCAGCCGCTCGGTCACGTCCGCGCGGCCCAGCCACGAGTCGACCTCCCGGTACACTGCCTCCCCCGGATACGTGGTCCAGCGGTCGATCCACCGCTCGACGAGGTCGGGCCGCTCCTCGCGGGTCGTCTCCCCGAACAGGTAGTGGGTGACGGTCTCGGCCATCGACCGGGGGACCGTCGTCTCGTCTCGGATCTGCTCGATCATCCCGCGGTACAGTTCCCTGTCGGACTCGGGGTGTGGTTCGGCGATGCTATCGATCAGGACGAGTCCGGCGATCCGGTCGGGAGCGCGGAGCGCGACGCGCAGCGCAGTGAACCCGCCCATCGACATCCCTGCCAGGACCGGCGCGTCCATGTCGAGCCCGTCCGCGACCGCCAGGCAGTCGGCGGCCAGGTCGTCCAGGTCGTACGCCGCAGCGAACCGCTCGGTCCGCGCTCGAAGGTCGTACGCCGCGACCCGGTACTCGTCCGACAGCGCCGCCAACTGCGGGGCGAACATCGTTCGGTCCATCAGCGAGCCGTGCGCACAGAGCAGCGGCGGTCCGTCCCCTGCTTCGGTGGCGAGTGCGTCCGCGCGGCTCCGGTACATCTCGGTAGCTGGGTCGGCCATGACCCACGTGCGGCGGACAGGGTCAAAAGCGTGGCCCCGTCCGGTCCGGCGTTTCGCGGCGGCGGGGGTGAGTCCCTTCCGGCTTCGAGTCAGTCGTAGGTGCGGTACGTCGCCGACCCCACGTCGACTCTGACGAGCGTGTTGCCCTCGTACGCGTCCGCATCCGCCCCGTACTTCGCGTTGATCCGGCGGTTCGCGTCGCGGAACGCGGCGTCGTCCTCGACGACCGTCGCGGTGCCGAGCAGCGTCACAGCCCACAGTGCGTCGCCGCCCTCATCCTTCTGAACCGAGAGCGCGACCCGCGGGTTCTCGCGGACGTTCGCCAGCTTCCGCCCCGCCGTGACGAGCCTGACGACGCCGTCGTCGTAGCTGTACCACACCGGCGCGACGTGGGGTCGACCGTCCACGCTGGTCGCGAGATGGGCCATCAGCGGCTCGCTCCGGAGGAGTTCGGCGGCCTCCGGGGGGACGGCGTCGGTCACGACCGGTGTTACGCCGCGGACGCGGATAAACGCCGATGCCGTCCCGCATCCCGATCCGCCGGCGACGCCGGCCTGTTGTCATTCAATAGTGCAATAAGGGAGTACCCCGTAGCTCGGGCAACCGTGGCCAACACGCAGGTTACGCTTATCCAGATCGACAACTACGGACCGTGGACGGTGACGCCCGAACCCCGGCGCGAAACCGACCTTCAGACTCTCCAGTCCCGCCTCTACGCCGACCTCTCGCAGGCCGTCGGCAGTCGGGACGGCTACGTCTTCTTCACGCGCTTCGACAACATGATCGCGGTGACGAACGGGCTAGACCGCGACGACCACGCCCGGATCCAGAAATCAATCGGAAACCGCTACCCGGTGTCGGTCAGCCTCAGTATCGCCGCCGACGGCTCGCCGATCGACGCGCTGGAAACCGCGACCGAACAGCTCCAGGAAGCCGGGAGCGCACAGGACAAGGACCGCCGGGAAGTCCTCCGCGGCGACCCGGTGTCGACTGCCGACCGCACCGACGACGACATCCAGATCGCGCACTTCGACGTCATCGACGCGACCGGCAAATACACCGACCAGCTCAACGCCTTCGACTCGTTCATCAACATCGAGCAGGGGTACGCGGCGCTCATGAAGCACATGCGTGAAGCACACGACTCCCTCTCGTTTTTCGTCGGCGGCGACAACGTCATCGCGGTCTGTCCGAACCTCTCCGCGGGGGCGTACGAGTCGGCCATCGACCACGTCTCCGAGGCCGTCGACGTCGACCTGCAGGTCGGCGTCGGCCAGTCGGACAACGCACACGAGGCCGGGATGGCAGCCAAACACGCGCTGGAGAAGTGTCGGTACAACGGCACCCGTGTCGAGCGGGCGAGCAAGCCGACCCTGAGCGACTAGTTGGCGGCGAGTTCGCCGGAGTCGGTCACCAGGTCCCCGACCGCCTCCGCCTGCTCCTGATAGCGGTTCCGGATCGTTAT is a window from the Halostella salina genome containing:
- a CDS encoding alpha/beta fold hydrolase, encoding MADPATEMYRSRADALATEAGDGPPLLCAHGSLMDRTMFAPQLAALSDEYRVAAYDLRARTERFAAAYDLDDLAADCLAVADGLDMDAPVLAGMSMGGFTALRVALRAPDRIAGLVLIDSIAEPHPESDRELYRGMIEQIRDETTVPRSMAETVTHYLFGETTREERPDLVERWIDRWTTYPGEAVYREVDSWLGRADVTERLAALDVPTLVIHGAEDASLDPSQAEPMAEALDARLETIPEAGHSANLERPEPVNRAIRAFLDDVYA
- a CDS encoding pyridoxamine 5'-phosphate oxidase family protein, with protein sequence MTDAVPPEAAELLRSEPLMAHLATSVDGRPHVAPVWYSYDDGVVRLVTAGRKLANVRENPRVALSVQKDEGGDALWAVTLLGTATVVEDDAAFRDANRRINAKYGADADAYEGNTLVRVDVGSATYRTYD
- a CDS encoding GTP cyclohydrolase III, which encodes MANTQVTLIQIDNYGPWTVTPEPRRETDLQTLQSRLYADLSQAVGSRDGYVFFTRFDNMIAVTNGLDRDDHARIQKSIGNRYPVSVSLSIAADGSPIDALETATEQLQEAGSAQDKDRREVLRGDPVSTADRTDDDIQIAHFDVIDATGKYTDQLNAFDSFINIEQGYAALMKHMREAHDSLSFFVGGDNVIAVCPNLSAGAYESAIDHVSEAVDVDLQVGVGQSDNAHEAGMAAKHALEKCRYNGTRVERASKPTLSD